From a region of the Hymenobacter jejuensis genome:
- a CDS encoding SulP family inorganic anion transporter: MNTASVKPRSWDFSYFKSDLQGGLVSFLVAVPLCLGIALASGAPLFAGIIAGIVGGLVVGALSRSAVSISGPEAGLILVVVSGLESLGSFKALQLAICVAGVMQLVLGVAKAGIISNFFPSSVIKGMLAAIGIILILKQIPHLLGYDADAVESLALFSWNGGNLEGLLTHAIRQINLTALAIAATCLAVLLAWERPFVKTHAVFSKIPAALVVVVVGVSLNEVARALNPAYALGGTHLVQLPVPQSAAEFVGLFTLPDFSQLTNPLVYQAAVAIALVASLEALLAVEATDELDPLKRKTPTNRELKAQGVGNFVSGLLGGLPLTSVIVRSSVSINAGGRTKLAALMHGSFLLLSVVLFPRLLNMVPWAALAAILLITGYKLARVSVFKQHFQAGLTEFLPFIVTIVAILLTDLLIGIGIGAVVGLFFILRETYKNAHFFQHYTVQGQEHLRISLGEHVSFLNKASIMTVLKDIPADTTVEIDGTNSAYIDRDVVAAIENFRETARQRNIQLIFLRTGDSYAQTIAEQPHVSGKEADFEAYYKLFENNRNWVAEKLRRNPRFFEAAAQQTPKFLFIGCSDNHVSVSEITGTAPGEVFVHRNVANLVVSTDLNLMSVLQYAVDVLHIQHIIVCGHYGCRGVKAAMQNVEAGVVSSWLSSVREVMQRHQHELGKLETEEERYRRLVELNVIEQVYNLHQTDTLQQAYQRQAKVHLHGWVYDLHDGVIRDLEVDVRRDFAEYDTIFRYQVAPEGLRKLSGELFQAPSIYSMSTGAGRSPILAIPPFDGGDALGVP, encoded by the coding sequence ATGAACACTGCATCTGTAAAACCCCGTAGCTGGGATTTTTCTTATTTCAAAAGCGACTTGCAGGGCGGCCTGGTGTCGTTTTTGGTGGCCGTGCCGCTGTGCCTGGGCATAGCGCTGGCTTCCGGGGCGCCGCTGTTTGCTGGCATTATTGCGGGCATCGTGGGCGGCTTGGTGGTGGGCGCCCTGAGCCGCTCGGCCGTGAGTATTTCGGGGCCGGAAGCGGGCCTTATTCTGGTGGTAGTGAGTGGCTTAGAATCACTGGGTTCGTTTAAAGCCCTGCAACTGGCCATCTGCGTGGCCGGCGTGATGCAGCTCGTACTGGGCGTGGCGAAGGCCGGCATCATCAGCAACTTCTTTCCATCGTCAGTTATCAAAGGAATGCTGGCGGCGATTGGTATCATCTTGATATTGAAGCAGATACCGCACTTGCTCGGCTACGACGCCGACGCTGTAGAATCCTTAGCGCTGTTTTCGTGGAACGGCGGCAACCTCGAAGGCCTGCTCACGCACGCCATCCGCCAGATCAACCTTACGGCGCTGGCAATTGCTGCGACGTGCTTGGCCGTGCTGCTGGCCTGGGAACGACCTTTTGTTAAGACGCATGCCGTGTTTTCGAAAATCCCGGCCGCGCTGGTGGTGGTGGTGGTGGGCGTGAGCTTAAACGAAGTGGCGCGGGCACTCAACCCAGCGTATGCCTTGGGCGGTACGCACTTGGTGCAGCTACCCGTGCCGCAGAGCGCTGCCGAGTTTGTTGGCCTGTTTACGCTGCCCGATTTTTCGCAACTCACTAATCCTCTGGTCTATCAGGCGGCCGTCGCAATTGCGCTGGTTGCTAGTTTAGAAGCGTTGCTGGCCGTAGAAGCTACCGACGAACTGGACCCGCTGAAGCGCAAAACCCCCACCAACCGCGAGCTAAAAGCCCAGGGTGTCGGCAACTTTGTGAGCGGTTTGCTGGGCGGCTTGCCCCTGACGTCGGTGATTGTGCGCAGTTCGGTGAGCATCAACGCCGGCGGGCGCACCAAGCTGGCGGCCCTGATGCACGGCAGTTTTCTGCTGCTGAGCGTAGTGCTGTTTCCGCGCTTGCTCAACATGGTGCCGTGGGCAGCACTGGCGGCCATTCTGCTGATTACGGGCTACAAACTGGCGCGCGTCAGCGTTTTCAAGCAGCACTTCCAAGCCGGCCTGACCGAGTTTCTACCATTCATCGTCACCATCGTAGCCATTCTGCTCACCGATTTGCTGATTGGCATCGGTATCGGCGCGGTGGTTGGGCTGTTTTTTATCCTGCGCGAAACCTACAAGAACGCTCACTTTTTTCAGCACTATACGGTGCAAGGCCAAGAGCACCTGCGCATTAGCTTGGGCGAGCACGTGTCGTTTCTGAACAAAGCCAGCATCATGACCGTGCTCAAAGACATTCCGGCCGACACGACCGTGGAAATCGACGGCACCAACTCTGCCTACATCGACCGCGACGTGGTGGCGGCTATCGAGAATTTCCGCGAAACAGCCCGGCAGCGCAACATCCAGCTGATTTTTCTGCGCACCGGCGACAGCTACGCCCAAACCATCGCCGAGCAGCCGCACGTCAGTGGCAAGGAAGCCGACTTCGAGGCCTATTACAAGCTCTTCGAAAACAACCGCAACTGGGTAGCCGAAAAGCTGCGCCGTAACCCGCGTTTCTTCGAGGCCGCGGCGCAGCAAACCCCCAAGTTCCTGTTCATTGGCTGCTCGGATAACCACGTGTCCGTCAGCGAGATAACGGGCACGGCACCCGGCGAAGTGTTTGTGCACCGCAACGTGGCCAACCTGGTTGTGAGTACCGATCTGAACCTGATGTCGGTGTTGCAGTACGCTGTGGATGTGCTTCACATTCAGCACATTATCGTGTGCGGTCACTACGGCTGCCGGGGCGTGAAAGCCGCTATGCAAAACGTAGAAGCCGGGGTAGTTAGCAGCTGGCTCAGCAGCGTGCGGGAGGTGATGCAACGCCACCAGCACGAGTTGGGCAAGCTCGAAACCGAAGAAGAACGCTACCGCCGTCTCGTGGAGTTGAACGTGATCGAGCAGGTTTATAACCTGCACCAGACCGACACCCTGCAACAGGCGTATCAGCGCCAGGCGAAAGTACATTTGCACGGCTGGGTGTACGATCTGCACGATGGCGTAATCCGCGATCTGGAAGTGGATGTGCGGCGTGATTTTGCCGAATACGACACGATTTTTCGGTATCAGGTAGCGCCTGAGGGGCTGCGCAAACTGTCCGGTGAACTGTTTCAGGCGCCCTCCATTTACTCGATGAGTACGGGCGCCGGGCGCAGCCCCATCCTGGCCATTCCGCCCTTCGACGGCGGCGATGCGTTGGGCGTGCCGTAG
- a CDS encoding TonB-dependent receptor domain-containing protein, whose translation MVKFISAYRSAVLLALLVGLFPLLVQAQTGAIRGTLLDAATNQPLPFANVVLLRTQDSSFVAGAQTSDNGVFSLVNVAVGSYSLRATALGYRTGRKPVAVTATAPDLQLGILRLRATATQLKDVVVQGERAVVQGNLDKKVVNVAKDLTAVGGTASDVLQNVPSVTVDQNGSVSLRGSSAVTIFIDGKPSGAAGGGRATSLDQIPASQIESVEVITNPSARYDAEGAAGIINIVLKKNRKDGLNGVATAGIGSKDKYNGSLNLNYHKGKANVFSTYDFRQDRRTGYGSLDQTTRGQVTRTGSNGLPQSTEQLLTLRQNRHGVNYNTSHALRVGVDYSFTPEQTLTFSVQPRYNEGHSWENIYSRQTRQLYGQVSPDSVGTNNRYNSTHSQNRSADITLDYRRTWAEHKGRELTASAIYTPLRGQSTLDSHLFYLDGGATPQQQQSFRNQLNQGSGQVDYVQPFGEKGRFETGAKSVWRRYDNDYRFTSSVPLRFDPSNRFLYQEYIQAAYATYGNASGHLSYQAGLRAEQTNTHGEQLSTGQQFRRSYLNIFPSAVLAYEMSEDQQVRLSYSKRVQRPDQGELNPFTDRSDPLNLNTGNPYLLPEYIHAVELGHQKFFGKNSSFTTTAFYNLETQTIKGYREVIADPLTGNQVTSNTRLNLGDETNYGLELVGATSLASFWKLNGTASAFRRIIKGSGPSSDINNSNFVYTSRLNTTITPVKKLDLQVSVNYRSPVVTAQGRRQTSFNTDFAAKYTVLHDRGSLSLRVSDMFNTLRFNFDAYGPGLDAVSRNKRESRIAFLSFSYQFGQQNADNANQRRRPQQGPSETNSANGFE comes from the coding sequence ATGGTTAAGTTTATAAGTGCATATCGGTCGGCGGTGTTGCTGGCTCTGTTAGTTGGCTTATTTCCGTTATTAGTGCAGGCCCAGACAGGCGCTATCAGGGGTACTTTACTGGATGCTGCCACCAACCAGCCTTTGCCTTTTGCCAACGTAGTGCTGTTGCGGACCCAGGATTCCAGCTTTGTGGCCGGCGCGCAAACCTCTGACAATGGGGTATTTAGCCTTGTCAATGTTGCCGTTGGCAGCTATTCACTACGGGCGACGGCGCTGGGCTACCGCACCGGCCGCAAGCCCGTAGCCGTAACGGCCACCGCACCCGATCTACAGTTGGGCATTCTGCGCCTGCGCGCTACTGCTACACAACTCAAGGACGTGGTAGTGCAGGGCGAGCGCGCCGTGGTGCAGGGCAACCTCGACAAGAAAGTAGTAAACGTGGCCAAAGACCTGACCGCCGTGGGCGGCACGGCTTCCGATGTGCTTCAGAACGTGCCCTCCGTCACAGTGGACCAAAACGGTTCGGTGAGCCTGCGCGGCTCCAGCGCCGTTACCATCTTCATCGACGGCAAGCCTTCCGGAGCGGCGGGCGGCGGGCGGGCCACTTCGCTCGACCAGATCCCGGCCTCGCAGATTGAAAGCGTTGAGGTAATCACCAATCCATCAGCACGTTACGATGCTGAAGGCGCGGCGGGCATCATCAACATTGTGCTGAAGAAGAACCGCAAAGATGGCCTCAACGGCGTGGCCACCGCGGGCATCGGTTCCAAGGACAAGTACAACGGTTCGCTGAACCTGAACTACCACAAAGGCAAGGCTAACGTATTCAGTACCTACGACTTCCGCCAGGACCGCCGGACTGGCTATGGCTCCCTTGACCAAACCACGCGGGGCCAGGTTACCCGCACCGGCTCCAACGGGCTGCCGCAATCGACGGAGCAGCTGCTCACGCTGCGTCAGAACCGCCACGGCGTCAACTACAATACTTCGCATGCCCTGCGGGTGGGGGTCGATTACAGTTTTACGCCTGAGCAAACGCTGACTTTTTCGGTGCAGCCGCGCTACAACGAAGGCCACAGCTGGGAGAACATCTACTCGCGCCAGACCCGGCAGCTCTACGGGCAGGTTTCGCCCGACTCGGTAGGCACCAACAACCGCTACAACAGCACGCACAGCCAAAACCGCTCGGCCGACATCACGCTGGACTACCGCCGTACATGGGCCGAGCATAAGGGCCGCGAACTGACGGCCAGCGCCATTTACACCCCTTTGCGCGGCCAGAGCACCCTCGATTCGCACCTGTTTTACCTCGACGGCGGCGCCACGCCACAGCAGCAGCAATCCTTCCGCAACCAGCTTAACCAAGGCTCCGGGCAGGTGGATTACGTACAGCCGTTTGGTGAAAAAGGGCGGTTTGAAACCGGCGCCAAAAGTGTGTGGCGCCGCTACGACAACGATTATCGTTTCACCAGTTCCGTGCCCCTGCGCTTCGACCCTTCCAACCGCTTTCTCTACCAAGAATACATTCAGGCAGCTTATGCTACTTATGGCAACGCCAGCGGCCACCTGAGCTACCAGGCGGGCCTGCGCGCTGAGCAAACCAACACCCACGGCGAGCAGCTTTCCACGGGCCAGCAGTTCCGGCGCAGCTACCTGAACATTTTCCCTAGCGCCGTACTGGCCTATGAAATGAGCGAAGATCAACAGGTGCGGCTGAGCTACTCCAAGCGCGTGCAGCGCCCCGACCAGGGTGAGCTGAACCCCTTCACTGACCGCTCCGATCCGCTCAACCTCAATACCGGCAACCCGTATCTGCTGCCCGAATACATTCACGCCGTGGAGCTAGGGCACCAGAAGTTTTTCGGTAAAAACAGCTCCTTCACCACCACGGCCTTCTACAACCTCGAAACCCAGACCATCAAAGGGTATCGGGAGGTTATTGCCGACCCGCTCACCGGCAACCAAGTCACCAGCAACACGCGCCTGAACTTGGGCGACGAAACCAACTATGGCCTGGAGTTGGTAGGCGCTACCAGCCTCGCTTCCTTCTGGAAGCTCAACGGTACGGCCTCGGCTTTTCGCCGTATCATCAAAGGAAGTGGCCCCAGCTCCGACATCAACAACAGTAACTTTGTGTATACCAGCCGGCTCAACACCACGATTACGCCCGTGAAAAAGCTGGATTTGCAAGTGTCGGTGAACTACCGCTCACCGGTCGTGACGGCGCAGGGCCGTCGGCAGACGTCATTCAACACCGACTTTGCCGCCAAATACACCGTCCTCCACGATCGGGGCAGTCTCTCGCTACGCGTTTCGGATATGTTTAATACCCTGCGCTTTAACTTCGACGCCTATGGCCCCGGCCTCGACGCCGTAAGCCGCAACAAGCGCGAATCGCGCATCGCGTTCCTCTCGTTCAGCTACCAGTTTGGGCAGCAGAACGCCGACAACGCAAACCAGCGCCGACGCCCGCAGCAAGGCCCCTCAGAAACAAACAGCGCCAACGGATTTGAATAG
- a CDS encoding PepSY-like domain-containing protein — MKKILLPVLLAALSLTAQAQTIPAAKVPAAAVAAFKKAHSNAKEVKWEKEDGNYEAGFKQGKDEMSVVITPTGTLLETETELPVSQLPAPVRTTLASQYSSYKVTEAAKIVTAATGATTYEAEVSKAGKKRDVLFNADGKEVKKASEAQ; from the coding sequence ATGAAAAAGATCCTGTTACCAGTCTTACTCGCCGCCCTGTCGCTGACTGCCCAAGCCCAGACGATTCCCGCCGCCAAAGTCCCTGCCGCTGCCGTAGCCGCCTTCAAAAAAGCCCATTCCAACGCCAAAGAAGTGAAATGGGAAAAGGAAGACGGCAATTACGAGGCTGGCTTTAAACAAGGGAAGGATGAAATGTCGGTGGTGATAACGCCAACTGGCACCTTATTGGAAACAGAAACCGAACTACCTGTTAGTCAGCTACCTGCCCCAGTGCGTACTACGCTTGCCAGCCAGTACAGCAGCTACAAAGTGACCGAAGCCGCCAAAATCGTGACGGCCGCTACCGGTGCCACTACCTACGAAGCGGAGGTGAGCAAAGCCGGCAAGAAACGGGACGTGCTGTTTAACGCCGACGGCAAGGAAGTGAAAAAAGCCTCTGAGGCGCAGTAA
- a CDS encoding sensor histidine kinase, protein MLLFLFLGFLAGAALVGGVMGWQRQRTLRRLQEMAAQVEAIRVSSLYQRLSLDAKPGAEAPLLHSLNNLLTRLQNVFESQRSFVINASHKLRTPLTMITGQIEVTLIKARTAEEHEQTWRSVLQDISRLNQLSNDLLELAQLSADRFRLVPQTVALDEVIYQAGAKLKARRPSYQVKLEFAPQLDELDGPLTVPGDAHLLEQAFLHLLENGCKFSPDRQVRVELGLDAEHAVLQFQDHGSGIAAPELPRIFEPFFRGANARQVPGHGIGLALVQGVVQLHQGSIEVAPAPEVGTTFIVRLPL, encoded by the coding sequence ATGCTACTGTTCTTGTTCCTGGGCTTTCTGGCGGGCGCGGCATTGGTGGGAGGCGTGATGGGTTGGCAGCGCCAGCGCACGCTCCGAAGGTTGCAGGAAATGGCAGCTCAAGTAGAGGCAATCCGTGTTTCCAGCCTCTACCAGCGCTTGTCGCTTGATGCGAAACCAGGAGCGGAGGCGCCGCTACTCCATAGCCTCAACAACTTGCTTACGCGCTTGCAAAACGTGTTCGAGAGCCAACGCAGCTTCGTAATCAACGCGTCGCACAAGCTGCGCACGCCGCTCACCATGATCACCGGTCAGATAGAGGTCACCCTCATCAAAGCGCGCACCGCCGAGGAGCACGAGCAAACGTGGCGCTCGGTGTTGCAGGATATTTCGCGCCTCAATCAACTTTCCAACGACCTGCTGGAGCTGGCCCAGCTCAGCGCCGACCGCTTCCGCTTGGTCCCGCAGACCGTAGCGCTCGACGAGGTGATTTACCAGGCCGGTGCCAAACTGAAAGCCCGGCGCCCCAGCTACCAAGTAAAGCTGGAGTTTGCCCCGCAGCTGGACGAACTCGACGGCCCCCTCACCGTACCCGGCGACGCGCATCTGCTGGAGCAAGCCTTCCTGCATCTGTTGGAAAATGGCTGCAAGTTCTCGCCCGACCGGCAAGTGCGCGTGGAACTGGGGCTGGACGCAGAACACGCCGTTCTGCAATTTCAAGACCATGGCAGCGGCATTGCCGCCCCCGAGTTGCCGCGCATTTTCGAACCTTTTTTTCGGGGAGCAAATGCGCGGCAGGTACCGGGTCACGGCATTGGATTGGCGCTGGTGCAGGGCGTGGTGCAGTTGCACCAAGGAAGCATTGAAGTAGCGCCGGCGCCGGAAGTAGGTACTACTTTCATCGTGCGGCTACCATTGTGA
- a CDS encoding sensor histidine kinase: MKLLTTTNRYYLALATVLFVLGTGVLYVGMQKILADEVDEQLELHQSYVSKRIQETRALPPITDPTELTLSRKPHRTGLGDTVLFDPVERSSVPFRELTFPVTVQGQPYWITLRKSLIETEDVLEVVLTVMLVVMGLLFSSLVLLNRWLSRWLWAPFQQTLGVLRGYQLQQPQSLALPPTPIDEFSELNQAVTQLTQRVAADYRALKEFTENAAHETQTPLAIMQAKLEQLMQLPELPETAAESVHDLYRAALRLSRLHQALTLLSKIENRQFTDAAPLRLDELVADKLAQLQDFLEAKEIEPQLLLTAPLAVVMHPSLADSLVSNLLQNAIKHNLQKGGLQVTVTANTLDVVNTGPPLSGDPMQLLGRFRKHNAASDSPGLGLSIVQQICTHYGFRLRYTFAAPESLHTLHVEFR, translated from the coding sequence GTGAAGCTGCTCACCACTACCAATCGCTATTATTTGGCCCTGGCCACGGTGCTGTTCGTGCTGGGAACGGGCGTGCTGTATGTTGGTATGCAGAAAATTCTGGCTGACGAGGTAGACGAGCAACTGGAATTGCACCAGTCCTATGTGAGCAAGCGCATCCAAGAAACCCGCGCGCTACCGCCCATCACCGACCCTACGGAGCTCACCCTCAGCCGCAAGCCGCACCGGACCGGGCTTGGCGACACGGTGCTCTTCGACCCCGTGGAGCGCAGCAGCGTGCCCTTTCGGGAGCTTACTTTTCCGGTAACGGTGCAGGGGCAGCCGTATTGGATTACGCTGCGCAAATCGCTGATCGAAACCGAAGACGTGCTGGAAGTGGTCCTGACGGTGATGCTGGTGGTTATGGGCTTGCTGTTCAGCAGCTTAGTGCTGCTGAATCGCTGGCTGTCGCGGTGGCTGTGGGCGCCGTTTCAGCAGACGTTGGGCGTGTTGCGCGGCTACCAGCTGCAACAGCCGCAGTCGTTGGCATTGCCGCCCACGCCCATCGACGAGTTCAGCGAGCTAAACCAAGCCGTGACCCAACTCACGCAACGCGTGGCCGCCGACTACCGGGCCCTAAAGGAATTCACCGAAAACGCTGCCCACGAAACCCAGACGCCGCTGGCCATCATGCAAGCCAAGCTCGAGCAGCTCATGCAGCTGCCCGAGCTGCCCGAAACGGCGGCGGAGTCGGTGCACGATCTCTACCGCGCCGCCCTGCGGCTGTCGCGGCTGCATCAGGCGCTTACGCTACTCAGCAAGATTGAAAACCGGCAGTTTACCGACGCCGCGCCGCTGCGCCTCGACGAGTTGGTGGCGGACAAACTCGCGCAGCTGCAAGACTTTCTGGAAGCCAAAGAGATCGAGCCGCAGCTCCTGCTCACGGCTCCACTTGCGGTGGTTATGCACCCTTCGCTGGCCGATTCACTGGTCAGCAACCTTCTGCAAAATGCCATCAAGCACAACCTTCAAAAAGGCGGCCTGCAGGTAACCGTCACGGCGAACACGCTGGATGTCGTGAACACCGGCCCGCCCCTCAGCGGCGACCCAATGCAGCTGCTCGGCCGCTTCCGCAAGCACAACGCCGCCTCCGATTCGCCGGGCCTGGGCCTATCCATTGTGCAGCAGATTTGTACGCACTACGGCTTCCGGCTACGTTACACATTTGCCGCTCCGGAGTCGCTGCACACATTGCACGTAGAGTTTCGATAA
- a CDS encoding response regulator transcription factor produces MKVLIVEDEVPLRTTLLEFLRHGGYVCETAESYQQAHEKIKLYQYDCVLIDLTLPDGNGLNLVRTLKADKSEAGVLIISARDALDDKVQGLELGADDYLPKPFHLAELNARLRAILRRRQFQGQRHLAFRDLTVFPEQALVLVHDQPVTLTRKEYDLLLFFLANPNRVLTKEAIAEHIWGDAADMADSFDFIYTHLKNLRKKLQELGADNYIRTIYGLGYKLETE; encoded by the coding sequence TTGAAAGTCTTGATTGTTGAAGACGAAGTGCCGCTGCGCACAACGCTGCTGGAGTTTCTGCGCCACGGCGGCTACGTGTGCGAAACGGCTGAGAGCTACCAGCAGGCGCATGAGAAAATCAAGCTGTACCAATACGACTGCGTGCTCATCGACCTGACGCTGCCCGACGGCAACGGCCTGAACTTGGTACGCACCCTTAAGGCCGATAAGTCGGAGGCAGGCGTGCTCATCATCTCGGCCCGCGATGCCCTCGACGACAAGGTGCAGGGCCTGGAGCTGGGCGCCGATGACTACCTGCCAAAGCCTTTTCATCTGGCTGAATTGAACGCCCGCCTGCGCGCCATTTTGCGCCGGCGGCAGTTTCAGGGGCAGCGCCACCTTGCTTTCCGCGACCTGACCGTGTTTCCCGAACAGGCCTTGGTTCTGGTTCACGATCAGCCGGTTACGCTCACCCGCAAGGAGTACGACTTGCTGTTGTTTTTTCTGGCTAACCCCAACCGCGTGCTGACAAAGGAAGCCATTGCCGAGCACATCTGGGGCGACGCGGCTGATATGGCCGATTCGTTTGACTTTATTTACACGCACCTCAAAAACCTGCGCAAGAAGTTGCAGGAGTTGGGTGCCGATAATTACATCCGCACCATTTACGGCCTGGGTTACAAGCTGGAAACCGAGTGA
- a CDS encoding response regulator transcription factor, translating to MKILIVEDELKVASFLKSGLQDYGLEAAVALDAVSAQRMLAAADYTVVILDVNLPEMSGFELCRFIRQQYAQLPVLMLTAMGSTDHKLMGFDAGADDYLVKPFEFQELLARLRVLHRRYAGAGEESVLKVADLELHGSSKLVKRGDKRIDLTARELALLEFFMLNQGRALTRQEIVGKVWDLSFDTGTNVVDVYVNYLRKKIDKDFSPKLIHTLNGIGYILEDRHA from the coding sequence ATGAAAATACTGATCGTAGAGGATGAGTTGAAAGTAGCTTCTTTCCTGAAAAGCGGGCTGCAAGACTACGGGCTGGAAGCGGCCGTGGCGCTGGATGCCGTTTCGGCCCAACGGATGCTGGCCGCCGCCGATTACACCGTGGTTATTCTGGACGTTAATTTGCCCGAAATGAGCGGGTTTGAGTTGTGTCGCTTCATTCGCCAGCAGTACGCCCAACTGCCCGTGCTCATGCTCACGGCCATGGGATCCACGGACCACAAGCTCATGGGCTTCGACGCCGGCGCCGACGACTACTTGGTCAAGCCCTTTGAGTTTCAGGAGTTGCTGGCGCGGCTGCGGGTGCTGCACCGCCGCTACGCCGGCGCGGGCGAAGAGAGCGTATTGAAAGTGGCCGATTTAGAACTGCACGGCAGCAGCAAACTCGTGAAACGCGGTGACAAGCGTATCGATTTGACTGCGAGAGAGTTAGCATTATTAGAATTTTTCATGCTGAACCAAGGGCGCGCGCTCACGCGGCAGGAAATTGTGGGCAAAGTCTGGGATTTGTCGTTCGATACGGGCACCAACGTGGTGGACGTGTACGTGAACTACCTGCGCAAAAAAATCGACAAGGATTTCTCGCCCAAACTCATTCATACGCTGAACGGCATCGGCTACATCCTCGAAGACCGCCACGCGTAA
- a CDS encoding TolC family protein produces MPGCPAQAQDGVRTLDAFLQLARQNSPLLLDNAGQVAQVRLDSLRRRALQRPQVTGNAAAVAAPIIRRNTTTGDGGLGYDEAVSNGGNYTAYVGATQPLFNAPTLRNDYQVLANQGVALRNTGRLAALDLRRSITDQFLTAFAAQQQWSYSQSLLRQLRQQDELLRRLVNGGVYKQTQYLTYYASVRNQEVTVLQNELSYRRELGTLRYLSGVIDTTLLLVERPAPPTHRQLAGLGSITQQQYVLDSLRIGLARRAIDLTYRPQVSWVADIGLQSSTLQQFGNHAGFSGGLVLSVPIFDGHQRQIAYSRLAVDDRIRQGYRTFLTRQRRQQYDQLSGLARASDRLLATIRQQISIANTLIEAGRSQLAAGDISILDYLLLITGYRDLQFSLAQAETERLRNLYALDYLAE; encoded by the coding sequence ATGCCCGGCTGTCCGGCTCAGGCGCAGGACGGCGTCCGGACGCTGGATGCGTTTTTGCAGCTGGCCCGCCAAAACAGCCCGCTGCTGCTCGACAACGCCGGGCAGGTGGCCCAAGTCCGCCTCGATAGCCTGCGCCGACGTGCTTTGCAACGCCCGCAGGTAACCGGCAACGCTGCGGCCGTGGCGGCGCCCATCATCCGGCGCAACACTACTACCGGCGACGGCGGCTTAGGCTACGACGAAGCCGTATCGAATGGGGGCAACTACACTGCCTACGTGGGCGCCACGCAGCCGCTTTTCAACGCCCCCACGCTCCGCAACGATTACCAGGTGCTGGCCAACCAGGGCGTGGCCCTGCGCAACACAGGCCGGCTGGCGGCGCTGGACTTGCGCCGCTCCATCACCGATCAGTTCCTGACTGCTTTTGCCGCCCAGCAGCAATGGTCGTACAGCCAGTCGTTGCTGCGGCAGCTGCGGCAGCAAGATGAACTGTTGCGCCGCCTGGTAAACGGAGGCGTGTACAAGCAAACCCAATACCTAACCTACTATGCCTCAGTGCGCAACCAAGAGGTGACCGTGCTGCAAAACGAGCTCAGCTACCGCCGCGAGCTAGGCACGCTGCGCTACCTGAGCGGGGTGATTGACACAACGTTACTGCTGGTCGAAAGGCCCGCGCCGCCCACGCACCGACAGCTGGCCGGCCTGGGCTCAATCACGCAGCAGCAGTATGTGCTGGACAGTCTGCGGATTGGCCTGGCCCGCCGCGCCATCGACCTGACCTACCGTCCGCAGGTGAGTTGGGTGGCTGATATTGGTTTGCAATCCTCTACGCTTCAGCAGTTTGGCAACCACGCGGGCTTCAGCGGCGGCCTGGTATTGTCGGTGCCGATTTTCGACGGACACCAGCGCCAGATTGCGTACAGTCGGCTGGCCGTGGACGACCGGATTCGGCAGGGCTACCGTACCTTTCTCACGCGCCAGCGCCGCCAGCAATACGACCAGCTTTCGGGCTTGGCCCGCGCCTCCGACCGGCTGCTGGCTACCATTCGGCAGCAAATCAGCATTGCCAACACCCTCATCGAAGCGGGCCGCAGCCAACTGGCCGCCGGCGACATTTCCATTCTCGATTACCTGCTGCTCATCACCGGCTACCGCGACCTGCAATTCAGCCTCGCGCAAGCCGAAACCGAACGCCTGCGCAACCTCTACGCTCTCGACTACCTCGCGGAATAA